In one window of Zingiber officinale cultivar Zhangliang chromosome 11A, Zo_v1.1, whole genome shotgun sequence DNA:
- the LOC122032053 gene encoding probable pectinesterase/pectinesterase inhibitor 12 has product MAPTSPPLQTFFLLLLLLSALPPPTITSINASTDPSAAAARNSSAGHALCQSTPYPTACLSVVKLSISVNINPTVLFLALQSLRVAHDEASKLSPLLSPEAGGLTESQRGSLQDCRELNDITLAAIQRSVGLIGTEPSKLADAKGFLSAALTNRATCLEGLSGAKGPRKAPLLDAWNAAYAHVSNSLSLVARSSGGQHKGIRTASSSPFPAWVGRKGRRLLQGWDYGEYDPDSVVVVATDGTGNFSSVGEAVEWAPTNNDDRIIILVRAGVYEENVFITSNKTNIVLIGDGKDVTVIRSNHSVADGWSTFRSATVAVSGDGFLARDITFQNTAGPEKNQAVALRVNADLVALYRCGIDGYQDTLYVHSFRQFYRECVIAGTIDFIFGNAAVVFQGCNLFAKLPLRGQSNAVTAQSKDDPNENTGISIQNCSVLASSELASANFQVRTYLGRPWMVYSTTVYIESYMDGLVDPEGWQEWPGGQGLDTLYYGEYMNEGPGAATDARITWPGYHVMDYDEASSFSVSQFIYGDEWLESTSFPYDNEI; this is encoded by the exons ATGGCTCCCACTTCCCCGCCGCTGCAGACctttttcctcctcctcctcctcctttctgCTTTGCCGCCACCGACAATCACCTCCATTAATGCCTCCACCGATCCCTCCGCTGCCGCCGCCCGAAATAGCTCGGCTGGTCACGCTCTGTGCCAATCCACGCCCTACCCCACCGCCTGCCTCTCCGTCGTGAAGCTTTCCATCTCCGTAAACATCAACCCCACCGTCCTCTTCCTCGCCCTCCAGTCCCTTCGAGTGGCCCACGACGAAGCCAGTAAGCTATCCCCACTCCTCTCCCCAGAAGCCGGCGGCCTCACCGAGTCACAGCGAGGCTCCCTACAGGACTGCCGCGAACTTAACGATATCACCCTCGCCGCTATACAGAGGTCGGTCGGCCTCATCGGGACGGAGCCCAGCAAGCTCGCCGACGCCAAGGGGTTCCTCTCCGCCGCTCTCACCAACCGCGCCACCTGCCTGGAAGGCTTATCCGGTGCGAAAGGCCCGCGCAAGGCTCCGCTCCTCGACGCTTGGAACGCGGCTTACGCCCACGTCAGCAACTCGCTTTCCCTCGTTGCCCGCTCGTCCGGCGGCCAGCACAAAGGGATCCGTACGGCCTCCTCGTCGCCGTTCCCGGCATGGGTCGGGCGGAAAGGAAGGCGGCTGCTGCAGGGCTGGGACTATGGTGAGTACGACCCTGACTCTGTGGTGGTGGTAGCGACGGACGGGACGGGAAATTTCTCATCGGTGGGGGAGGCGGTGGAGTGGGCACCCACCAACAACGACGATCGCATTATCATCCTAGTTCGAGCCGGCGTGTACGAAGAGAACGTCTTCATCACCAGCAATAAGACCAACATCGTCCTCATCGGCGACGGCAAGGACGTCACTGTTATCAGATCCAACCACAGCGTCGCCGACGGCTGGTCCACTTTCCGATCAGCCACAGTTG CCGTGTCGGGCGACGGATTCCTGGCCCGTGACATCACGTTCCAGAACACTGCTGGGCCGGAGAAAAATCAGGCGGTGGCCCTCCGCGTGAACGCCGACCTGGTGGCGCTCTACCGCTGCGGGATCGACGGGTACCAGGACACGCTGTACGTTCATTCGTTTCGGCAGTTCTACCGGGAGTGCGTCATCGCCGGCACCATCGACTTCATCTTCGGCAACGCCGCCGTCGTCTTCCAGGGCTGCAACCTGTTCGCCAAGCTGCCTCTCCGCGGCCAGTCCAACGCCGTCACGGCCCAGTCCAAGGACGACCCAAACGAGAACACCGGCATCTCCATCCAAAACTGCTCCGTTCTCGCGTCGTCGGAGCTCGCCTCTGCGAACTTCCAG GTGAGGACGTACTTGGGGCGGCCGTGGATGGTCTACTCGACGACGGTGTACATAGAGTCGTACATGGACGGATTGGTGGATCCGGAGGGGTGGCAGGAGTGGCCGGGAGGACAGGGCTTGGACACGTTGTACTACGGCGAGTACATGAACGAGGGGCCGGGGGCAGCCACCGACGCCCGGATCACGTGGCCGGGCTACCACGTGATGGACTACGATGAGGCGTCGAGCTTCTCTGTGTCGCAGTTTATCTATGGGGATGAATGGCTCGAGTCCACCTCCTTCCCTTACGACAATGAAATTTGA